A part of Drosophila ananassae strain 14024-0371.13 chromosome 2R, ASM1763931v2, whole genome shotgun sequence genomic DNA contains:
- the LOC6506440 gene encoding signal recognition particle 9 kDa protein, whose product MVFVKNWEDFEIAAENMYMANPQNCRYTMKYVHSKGHILLKMTDNVKCVQYKAENMPDLKKIEKITSNLVGHMASKE is encoded by the exons ATGGTTTTTGTGAAGAACTGGGAGGACTTTGAGATTGCCGCCGAGAACATGTACATGGCGAATCCTCAGAACTGCCGCTACACCATGAAATACGTGCACTCCAAGGGACACATACTGCTCAAAATGACAGACAACGTAAAG TGCGTTCAGTACAAAGCCGAGAACATGCCGGACCTGAAGAAGATCGAGAAGATCACCAGCAACCTGGTGGGGCACATGGCTTCCAAGGAGTAA